The Atribacter laminatus genome contains the following window.
AAGATTCGACATGCCCTGGCATGTCGCTACATTAATCGGGTGCAATAAATTGCGCTCCATCATTTTTTAATTCTTTTGTAGGGTCTTGATTTATCAAGCTCGCGGTTTTATGAATCAAGTTAGATATCGTTTATAATTAATGATAACTATTCACCTATCACTACTTCATACCTTGACAAATATTTGTTGAAAGAGTAATACTATATCTTAGTATGGAATAAATAATGGAAAGGAGATGATAACAAAAAAATAAATATCATTATTAGTTATTTAGATTCAATTTTTTAAAAAGGAGTGGGAGGATCAATGAAAATGAAGAAATATGTTTTATGGTGTGTGATATTGGTTTTCGCACTTTCCCTGCTTTTCCCAGCTATCAGTATCGCTGCAAACAAATATGTATTTGCTTGGATCCCAAAAGCTCTAAATAATCCAGTGTTTGAACTAGGCCGAAGTGGTGCCTTGCAAAGAGCTAAAGAATTGACTGAAGAAACCGAAGATACAGTGGAAGTGTTGTATGTAGCCTCGGTTAATTCCGATGCTGCCGAACAAGTTCGGGTGGTTGAGGATGTTATCTCTAAAGGAGTAGATGGTATTGGTGTATCTTGCAACGACCCGACTGCCCTCGAAGATGTAATTGATAAAGCTATCGAAGCCGGTATTCCAGTTATGACCTGGGATTCAGATTCCCCTGAAAGCCAACGCTTTACCTATTTAGGGGTTAGTAACTATGATGGTGGAAAGGCAGCGGCTGATCTGTTGGTAAAGGCTATGGGAACGGCAGGAAAAGTTGCATTGCTTACCGGAGTACCAGGAGCTTTCAATTTAGAGGAAAGAATCCGTGGTTTTAAAGATGGGGTAAAAGACTACCCGGATATTGAGATCGTAACCACGGTTGCCTGTGATGATGATATCAATAAAGGAGTTCAGGTAGTTGAGGAAGTTATGCAAGCTAATCCTGATTTGAATGGGTGGTTTTTTGTGGGTCTATGGCCGTTATTTGCTGAGAGAGGCTCTATGCCTCTATGGGAAGCCGCAGCCAAAGCCGGTACTTTAAAGACGATTGCATTTGATACATTGCCAGTTGAATTAGAACTTTTAAAAGATGGCTATCTTTCCGGTCTGGTTGGCCAAAAGTATTGGGGTTGGGGGTATGATACAATTCAAATGCTCTACGATTATATTGTAAATAATAAAAGGTACGAGAGCTGGACTGACTCCGGTATGGATATTGTAACCATCAAGAATGTCGATGCAATGATTGAAGCTTGGGAAACCCAAGACTTTACAAAACCTCTTCCGCCAGCCTTCTAATTAGCGAAATGAATGAAGCCCGAGAAAAGAAGGCTACTTCATAGAAATCAATTTCTCCAAATTGAAAATTAGAGTACAAGAGGGAAAATGGGAAAGAAGAACCTCGCGCTTTTTGAGTGTGAGGTTCTTCTCCTAAACAGAGGGGAGTGTATAATGCCAACACCAAAAACCGAATCTGATGCGGAAACTACTGCATCTCCGCAACCGGGAATCGGTAGCAAGCTTTTAAACAATCAACTGACCACAATTGTTCTTATTCTATTTTTAATGATTTTTTTACTAGGTTTGTTTACCCGAACTTTTTTAACTGCCAATAATATTTTCAATGTTCTGAGAGCATTTTCTTGGATTGCAATTGCTTCTTTTGGCCAATCGATGGTTATTATTGGGGGCGGGATCGATCTCTCTTCAGGCTCAACTATGGCTTTTGCCGGTATTATGACTGCTATGATGCTTTCCTATGGTTTAGGAGTTTTGGTTTCTATCCTTATTGGTTTAGGATTCGGAGTATTTATTGGTTTCATAAACGGAATTTTAGTAAGCCGTGCAAAACTTCCACCCTTCATTGCAACGTTAGGCATGTTAAGCATTCTGCGGGGGTTTTGTTATGGATTAACCAGTGGTTGGCCAATCAGAGATCTACCTCGAGGATTTCTTTTTTTGGGCCAAACTGATTTAGCTTTTTATATTTGGAAAGTTCCCCTTCCCGCACTAATCATGATTTTCTTTGCCATTATTTCATATATCTATTTAAGCAAAACCAAGGTTGGATATCACATTTATGCGGTGGGAGGAAATGAATATGCAGCATCGCTGGCCGGTATCGATGCGAAGCGGGTAAAATACGTTATCTATTCATTATCCGGTTTATTTGCTGCAGTTGGTGGGGTTCTTATGACTTCCCGTCTGGGGGTAGCAGCACCAACGGCTGCTCAAGGATATGAGTTAGATATCATTGCTGCAGCAGTTATTGGCGGCATTAGTCTTAATGGTGGAGAGGGAAATGTATGGGGAGCGTTAGTGGGAGCAGCCATTATGCAAATTCTTCGTAACGCATTAGTATTGGTGGGTTTTCCCGCTTATTGGCAATCCTCAGCTATCGGTGCGGTAATTATAGGCGCGGTAATGATCGACCAGTATCGAAAAAGACGAATCTGAGGGGGACAATGAGATGAATGAAGAAAAGCAGAAGGATTTTACTCCAATTCAAAATGCTCAACCAATTCTTGAGTTGAAAGGAATTTGCAAATACTTTGGTGGGATTCATGCTCTTGAAAATGTCGATTTTGACGTTTTTCCAGAAGAGATCGTTGCCATTGTTGGTGATAATGGAGCAGGAAAATCAACCTTAATAAAAATTATTGCTGGAGTACATGCTCCAACCGCTGGAGAAATTTATATGCAAGGGAAACCGGTCGAAATAGCCTCTCCAATTCAAGCTCGGGAATTAGGGATTGAAACGGTTTACCAGGAACTGGCATTGATAGAAACTCGTGATGTTCCGTCAAATTTTTTTTTAGGGAGAGAGCCAACTCTTGGGAAAATGGGTATTTTCATCGATAGAAAAAGAATGGTTGATGAAACTGTAAATACCTTAAATTCGTTAGGCATAAAACTTCCATCTCTCAATACGATGGTTAGGTATTTATCCGGCGGACAACGTCAATCATTGGCAATTGGTCGGATCATGCCCTGGGGTGGAAAAATTATTATCATGGATGAGCCGACTGCTGCTTTGGGTGTTAAGGAATCAAGAAAAGTATTAGATTTGGTACTGAAACTAAAGGAAAAAGAATGTTCGGTAATTGTTATTAGCCACAATATGCGTCACGTATTTAATGTTGCCGATCGTATTGTCGTTTTGCGAGGAGGGGTCAAGGTTGGTGAAAGAATAAAAAATCAAACCACTCCCGACGAGATTGTTAAATTAATTGTAGGCGCTGAGATGCTCTAATCTGACTGACGGTTGGAGATTTTTAGACAAGATAAAGCGATTAAAGGTATAATATTATTTGATATCAATATTATTATAAGGAGGTAAGATATCATGAAAAAATCTGTTATTAAGGGGCTGGGTGTGGTTTTATTAGTCGCACTCTTCTCACTTCTTGTTCTTGGTATTGCTTTTGCTGAAGAAAATGAAAAGCTGACTTTCGGTTATATTGCTTTTAGTAGGAAAGACATTTGGAATAATTATTCAATTTTGGCTTTTGAATACGCAGCAAAGCAAAAAGGTGTTGAGACCATTGTTCTTGATCCAGAAGGAAATCTAGAAAAAGCTGTTTCTTCAATGGAAGACCTCATAACTAAAGAGGTTGATGGAATATCGGTTTTCACCATGACTCCTGAATTGGATGTTACTATGGCCGAAATGGCAAACGCCGCCGGGATACCAATTACCTTTGAAAACTCACTTCCTGCCGAAAATACCCCCGAATACATTTCCTGTGTAGCCTGCCAATACGATGATATTGGATATGCGGCAGGGAAATATATCAATGAAGCTTATCCAGGAAGTAAATTGTTCTACGTAATGGGGGCACCAGGCATGGGGATTACTGAGCTCTATGAACAAGGGCTTCATAAGGCACTCGATGAGTTTGGTAAGGTTGAACTGGTTTCAACCCAGCCAACCGATTGGGGCGCTGAGCAAGCAATGAATGTTACTCAAAATGCTATACAATCCGGTCTTGAGTTCGACGTTATTTTTGCCAATAACGAACAAATGGCAACTGGTGTTATCAATGCTTTAAAAGATGCCGGTTTATTTGGCAAAGTCAAAGTCGTTGCTACCGGAGGAGGACCCCATGGTCTGGAAATGGTTGAGAAAGGTGAGCTAGATGCAACCATGAGTGCACCAGTCTCGTTGCAAGGCTTGATTACTTTTAAGAGTCTCTATGAATTTATAACCAAAGGAAAGCAACCAGAAAAATTCATCCCCCTTCCAATTATTCCAATCTACAAGGATAATTTAGATGAAGCGATATCTTGGGAAATAACCGATGAAAACTACGAACGGGCTTTAGGTTATATTGGTGGCATTGAATAGTTCTATTGAAGTTTTTGTGATGTCCTTCCTCAGATGAGGAAGGACATCTTTTTAATTGGAGACAACTTGAAAAAGGAAAACGATTCATGGTAGGACCAGAAAATAGAAAGAATAATATTATTCAAGCCCTTCATATTTACAAAACATTTCCAGGAGTAAATGCCCTTTCTGACGTATCTTTTGATCTCCGTCAAGGTGAGATCCACTGCATTGTTGGAGAAAACGGTGCCGGAAAGTCAACCTTTATTAAAATTCTTACTGGAAGTTATCGGCCTGATAGTGGAGAATTAATAGTTCATGGTAAATCTTATAAATATCTCACTCCATATCTTTCTCAAACTTTGGGGATTCAGGTTATCTACCAGGAGAACATCGTAGTACCGCAAATGACCGTTGCGGAAAATGTCTTTGTTGGGAGAGAAAAGGCCAGTCGCTTTGGTTTGATTCGTTACCAAGATACAGTTCAAGCAACTCAAAAAATCATTGATTCCTTGAAGATTCATCTGGATCCGGAAGCTCCT
Protein-coding sequences here:
- a CDS encoding sugar-binding protein, with translation MKKYVLWCVILVFALSLLFPAISIAANKYVFAWIPKALNNPVFELGRSGALQRAKELTEETEDTVEVLYVASVNSDAAEQVRVVEDVISKGVDGIGVSCNDPTALEDVIDKAIEAGIPVMTWDSDSPESQRFTYLGVSNYDGGKAAADLLVKAMGTAGKVALLTGVPGAFNLEERIRGFKDGVKDYPDIEIVTTVACDDDINKGVQVVEEVMQANPDLNGWFFVGLWPLFAERGSMPLWEAAAKAGTLKTIAFDTLPVELELLKDGYLSGLVGQKYWGWGYDTIQMLYDYIVNNKRYESWTDSGMDIVTIKNVDAMIEAWETQDFTKPLPPAF
- a CDS encoding ABC transporter permease, whose protein sequence is MPTPKTESDAETTASPQPGIGSKLLNNQLTTIVLILFLMIFLLGLFTRTFLTANNIFNVLRAFSWIAIASFGQSMVIIGGGIDLSSGSTMAFAGIMTAMMLSYGLGVLVSILIGLGFGVFIGFINGILVSRAKLPPFIATLGMLSILRGFCYGLTSGWPIRDLPRGFLFLGQTDLAFYIWKVPLPALIMIFFAIISYIYLSKTKVGYHIYAVGGNEYAASLAGIDAKRVKYVIYSLSGLFAAVGGVLMTSRLGVAAPTAAQGYELDIIAAAVIGGISLNGGEGNVWGALVGAAIMQILRNALVLVGFPAYWQSSAIGAVIIGAVMIDQYRKRRI
- a CDS encoding ATP-binding cassette domain-containing protein → MNEEKQKDFTPIQNAQPILELKGICKYFGGIHALENVDFDVFPEEIVAIVGDNGAGKSTLIKIIAGVHAPTAGEIYMQGKPVEIASPIQARELGIETVYQELALIETRDVPSNFFLGREPTLGKMGIFIDRKRMVDETVNTLNSLGIKLPSLNTMVRYLSGGQRQSLAIGRIMPWGGKIIIMDEPTAALGVKESRKVLDLVLKLKEKECSVIVISHNMRHVFNVADRIVVLRGGVKVGERIKNQTTPDEIVKLIVGAEML
- a CDS encoding sugar ABC transporter substrate-binding protein, whose protein sequence is MKKSVIKGLGVVLLVALFSLLVLGIAFAEENEKLTFGYIAFSRKDIWNNYSILAFEYAAKQKGVETIVLDPEGNLEKAVSSMEDLITKEVDGISVFTMTPELDVTMAEMANAAGIPITFENSLPAENTPEYISCVACQYDDIGYAAGKYINEAYPGSKLFYVMGAPGMGITELYEQGLHKALDEFGKVELVSTQPTDWGAEQAMNVTQNAIQSGLEFDVIFANNEQMATGVINALKDAGLFGKVKVVATGGGPHGLEMVEKGELDATMSAPVSLQGLITFKSLYEFITKGKQPEKFIPLPIIPIYKDNLDEAISWEITDENYERALGYIGGIE